The genomic window GGAGTACGGGGTTTGCGGTCAGGGATCGTCACGGCGCCTGTTTAGGCCAAGGTCGCAAACCTGACAAGGAAAATCTTCGGAAAACCGCGCTGGAGGCGGATCAGCGGGGATCGAGGGTCCGCGAAGCCAGGGCTAGCGCGGCTTCCCGACCTCGGGCTCGACGAGAGTCGGCAGGCCTGCCAGCGGATCCGACCCTCGCGGCGTGTCCTGGAGCTGCATGAAACCGCGTTCGCTGCGCCAGCGCAGCAGGCGGCCGTCGACGAAGAGCAGCCTGGTCACCAGCGGCGGCTGTGCTTCCGGGGCTCCCGGATCGCGGAACTCGTAGGTCCAGCGCTGCTCCCTATCGTCCTTGGTGCCCCTGAGCGGCCTACCCCAGGCCAGGTAGACTTGCGTCGGGCTCATCCCCCGCTGGAGCTCACCGGCCAGGATGGACTCGCGAAAGGGGTCCTCCGCCGGCAGGTAGCGCTGCCGCAGCGCGAGGAGCTCGTCGGAAGGCGGCTGCG from bacterium includes these protein-coding regions:
- a CDS encoding outer membrane protein assembly factor BamE gives rise to the protein MRIGILLGSFLLLSLLASCAATVRSPQPPSDELLALRQRYLPAEDPFRESILAGELQRGMSPTQVYLAWGRPLRGTKDDREQRWTYEFRDPGAPEAQPPLVTRLLFVDGRLLRWRSERGFMQLQDTPRGSDPLAGLPTLVEPEVGKPR